The Eublepharis macularius isolate TG4126 chromosome 3, MPM_Emac_v1.0, whole genome shotgun sequence genome has a window encoding:
- the LOC129326373 gene encoding olfactory receptor 52M1-like, whose translation MPKSYNECFSPSTFFLTGIPQLEAAHVWLSIPFCLLYVIAVVGNATILFVVKTEASLHEPMYLFLSMLAVIDLVLSSSTMPKLLSIFWLGNGEIGFHLCLLQMFVIHSFATIESGIFLAMAFDRYVAICAPLRHKAILTHPIVAKMGLAATVRGFLYICPLPLLIRRYTYFHTNVIAHSYCEHMAVAMLSCEDISISDLYGMIIGFLVLIIDSLCIGLSYILIFQAVMNLATAEARLKSFSTCSSHISAILAFYIPIAVSSLTHRFGHNVAPPVHILLANLYLIIPPVLNPIVYAVRTKEIRRRLAKMWSLGRGEAKNLV comes from the coding sequence ATGCCCAAGTCCTACAATGAATGCTTCAGCCCCTCCACCTTCTTCCTCACGGGCATCCCACAGCTGGAGGCAGCCCACGTGTGGCTCTCCATCCCCTTCTGCCTCCTGTACGTCATCGCCGTTGTGGGAAACGCCACCATCCTGTTCGTCGTCAAGACCGAGGCCAGCCTCCACGAGCCCATGTATCTCTTCCTCTCCATGCTGGCCGTCATCGACTTGGTCCTTTCGTCCTCCACCATGCCCAAGCTGCTCAGCATCTTCTGGCTGGGCAACGGAGAGATCGGCTTCCACCTGTGCCTGCTGCAGATGTTCGTCATCCACTCCTTCGCCACCATCGAATCGGGGATCTTTCTCGCCATGGCTTTTGACCGATACGTTGCCATTTGTGCCCCGCTGAGACACAAGGCTATCTTGACGCATCCCATAGTAGCCAAGATGGGGCTGGCAGCCACTGTGCGGGGCTTCCTGTATATCTGCCCTCTGCCCCTGCTCATCAGGCGGTACACGTACTTCCACACCAATGTCATTGCGCATTCCTATTGCGAACACATGGCTGTGGCGATGCTCTCCTGCGAGGACATTTCCATCAGTGACCTCTATGGTATGATAATTGGTTTCTTGGTTCTCATCATTGACTCTTTATGCATCGGACTGTCCTATATCCTTATCTTCCAGGCAGTGATGAACTTGGCCACAGCTGAGGCCCGCCTGAAGTCCTTCAGCACATGCTCATCTCACATCTCTGCCATCTTGGCCTTCTACATCCCCATTGCTGTCTCTTCCCTGACTCatcgctttggccacaatgtggCCCCCCCAGTGCATATCCTCCTGGCTAACCTCTACCTCATCATTCCACCGGTCTTGAATCCCATAGTCTACGCAGTCCGGACCAAAGAGATCCGAAGGAGGCTGGCAAAGATGTGGTCTCTGGGCAGAGGGGAAGCCAAAAACCTTGTGTAA